The following are encoded together in the Parabacteroides chongii genome:
- a CDS encoding 1-acyl-sn-glycerol-3-phosphate acyltransferase, with product MAQEGITQIDVKQVLQQKAPSVAGKIPGFIVNYLIRTIHQDELNDILTRYHDKDGVDFMQELIGYFDLTLELVNEENIPAEGRYIFASNHPLGGLDGICLSAVIGQHYDGKIRYLVNDLLLYLSNLRSIFVPINKHGSQGKNNARLIDEAYASDNQIVTFPAGLCSRKMNGKIQDTEWKKSFIQKAVEYKRDIVPVYFEGRNSNFFYRLANLRKKLGIKMNYEMIYLPDEMFRSKHKKFRIHFGKPVPWQTFDNSKKPAEWAEWVKELAYNLKKT from the coding sequence ATGGCACAAGAAGGTATTACACAAATTGATGTAAAACAGGTACTGCAACAGAAAGCGCCCTCAGTGGCGGGAAAGATACCGGGTTTTATTGTCAATTATCTGATCCGTACCATTCATCAGGATGAACTGAATGATATTTTAACCCGTTATCATGATAAGGATGGGGTTGATTTTATGCAGGAGCTGATCGGTTATTTTGACCTGACCCTGGAATTGGTAAACGAGGAGAACATTCCGGCGGAAGGCCGCTATATCTTTGCTTCCAATCATCCGTTGGGAGGGCTGGACGGTATCTGTCTCTCGGCAGTGATCGGTCAGCATTATGACGGCAAAATACGTTACCTTGTGAACGACCTGCTTCTCTATTTGTCAAATCTGAGATCTATCTTTGTTCCTATCAATAAACATGGTTCGCAGGGCAAGAACAATGCCCGGCTGATTGACGAGGCATATGCTTCCGACAATCAGATCGTGACATTCCCCGCCGGACTTTGTTCGCGTAAGATGAATGGAAAAATACAGGACACTGAATGGAAGAAGTCCTTTATTCAGAAAGCTGTCGAATATAAACGGGATATTGTTCCGGTGTATTTCGAGGGAAGAAACTCCAATTTCTTCTACCGGCTGGCGAATCTGCGTAAGAAATTAGGTATAAAGATGAACTATGAAATGATTTATCTGCCGGACGAGATGTTCCGGTCAAAACATAAAAAGTTCCGTATCCATTTCGGCAAGCCTGTTCCGTGGCAGACTTTCGACAATAGCAAGAAGCCGGCTGAGTGGGCCGAATGGGTGAAAGAACTAGCTTATAATCTCAAGAAAACATAG